Proteins encoded within one genomic window of Citrobacter amalonaticus Y19:
- the ndh gene encoding NADH-quinone dehydrogenase has protein sequence MTTPLKKIVIVGGGAGGLEMATQLGHKLGRKKKAKITLVDRNHSHLWKPLLHEVATGSLDEGVDALSYLAHARNHGFQFQLGSVMNIDREAKTITIAELRDEKGELLVPERKIAYDTLVMALGSTSNDFNTPGVKENCIFLDNPHQARRFHQEMLNLFLKYSANLGANGKVNIAIVGGGATGVELSAELHNAVKQLHSYGYKGLTNDALNVTLVEAGERILPALPPRISSAAHNELTKLGVRVLTQTMVTSADAGGLHTKDGEYIEADLMVWAAGIKAPDFMKEIGGLETNRINQLVVEPTLQTTRDPDVYAIGDCASCARPEGGFVPPRAQAAHQMATCAMNNILAQMNGKPLKAYQYKDHGSLVSLSNFSTVGSLMGNLTKGSMMVEGRIARFVYISLYRMHQIALHGYFKTGLMMLVGSINRVIRPRLKLH, from the coding sequence TTGACTACACCACTCAAAAAGATCGTGATTGTCGGCGGGGGAGCTGGCGGGCTGGAAATGGCGACGCAGTTAGGGCACAAGCTGGGTCGCAAGAAAAAAGCGAAAATTACGCTGGTTGACAGAAATCACAGCCATTTGTGGAAACCCTTGCTACACGAAGTCGCAACCGGATCGCTTGATGAAGGCGTGGACGCGCTGAGCTATCTGGCGCATGCCCGTAACCACGGCTTCCAGTTCCAGTTGGGTTCCGTGATGAACATCGATCGCGAAGCGAAAACTATCACCATCGCCGAACTGCGCGATGAGAAGGGCGAGCTGCTGGTGCCTGAGCGCAAAATCGCCTATGACACGCTGGTGATGGCGCTGGGCAGCACCTCCAACGACTTCAACACGCCGGGCGTGAAAGAGAACTGTATCTTCCTTGATAACCCGCATCAGGCGCGTCGTTTCCATCAGGAAATGCTGAACCTGTTCCTGAAATATTCCGCGAATCTTGGCGCGAACGGCAAGGTGAATATTGCGATCGTCGGCGGCGGCGCCACTGGCGTAGAGCTGTCAGCAGAATTGCATAACGCAGTGAAACAGTTGCACAGCTACGGTTACAAAGGGCTCACCAACGACGCGCTGAACGTGACGCTGGTGGAAGCCGGTGAACGTATCCTGCCTGCGCTACCACCGCGTATCTCTTCCGCAGCGCATAATGAGTTAACGAAACTCGGCGTTCGCGTCCTGACCCAGACAATGGTGACCAGTGCGGATGCGGGCGGCCTGCATACTAAAGATGGCGAATATATCGAAGCCGACCTGATGGTCTGGGCGGCGGGGATCAAAGCGCCGGACTTTATGAAAGAGATTGGCGGCCTGGAGACCAACCGCATTAATCAACTGGTAGTGGAACCGACGTTGCAGACAACCCGCGATCCTGATGTCTACGCGATTGGCGATTGCGCCTCCTGCGCGCGTCCGGAAGGGGGCTTTGTACCGCCGCGTGCTCAGGCTGCACACCAGATGGCGACCTGCGCGATGAACAACATTCTGGCGCAGATGAACGGCAAGCCGCTGAAAGCGTATCAGTACAAAGACCACGGCTCGCTGGTTTCGCTCTCCAACTTCTCGACCGTCGGCAGCTTGATGGGCAACCTGACAAAAGGGTCGATGATGGTGGAAGGGCGTATCGCTCGCTTTGTCTACATCTCTTTGTACCGCATGCACCAGATTGCGCTGCACGGCTATTTCAAAACCGGTCTGATGATGCTGGTGGGTAGCATTAACCGTGTGATCCGTCCGCGTCTGAAACTGCATTAA
- the ycfP gene encoding alpha/beta hydrolase YcfP, translated as MIIYLHGFDSNSPGNHEKVLQLQFIDPDVRLISYSTRHPKHDMQHLLKEVDKMLQLNVDERPLICGVGLGGYWAERIGFLCDVRQVVFNPNLFPYENMEGKIDRPEEYADIATKCVTNFREKNRDRCLVILSRHDEALNSQRASEELHHFYEIVWDEEQTHKFKNISPHLQRIKAFKTLG; from the coding sequence GTTTCGACTCTAACAGTCCAGGAAACCACGAAAAGGTCTTGCAGCTACAGTTTATCGACCCGGATGTCAGACTGATAAGCTACAGCACGCGTCATCCGAAACATGACATGCAGCATCTGCTGAAAGAAGTGGACAAAATGTTGCAGCTCAATGTTGATGAGCGACCGTTGATTTGCGGCGTTGGCCTCGGCGGCTACTGGGCAGAACGCATTGGTTTTCTCTGCGATGTTCGCCAGGTGGTGTTTAATCCGAACCTGTTCCCGTATGAAAATATGGAAGGCAAAATCGACCGTCCGGAAGAGTATGCGGATATTGCGACCAAGTGCGTGACCAACTTCCGCGAGAAAAATCGCGATCGTTGCCTGGTTATTCTCTCGCGTCATGATGAAGCCCTGAACAGTCAGCGCGCTTCTGAAGAGCTACACCATTTCTATGAGATCGTGTGGGACGAAGAGCAAACGCATAAGTTTAAAAATATTTCGCCGCACCTGCAGCGAATCAAGGCGTTTAAGACCTTAGGCTAA
- a CDS encoding glycine zipper 2TM domain-containing protein, protein MNKSMLAGIGIGVAAALGVAAVASLNVFDRGPQYAQVVSATPIKETIKTPRQACRNVTVTHRKPVQDENRITGSVLGAVAGGVIGHQFGGGRGKDVATVVGALGGGYAGNQIQGSMQENDTYTSTQQRCKTVYDKSEKMIGYDVTYKIGDQQGKIRMDKDPGTQIPLDNNGQLILNNKA, encoded by the coding sequence GTGAATAAATCGATGTTGGCGGGCATAGGGATTGGCGTAGCTGCTGCGCTGGGTGTGGCGGCGGTTGCCAGTCTGAACGTGTTTGATCGTGGCCCACAGTATGCTCAGGTGGTTTCTGCAACACCTATCAAAGAGACGATTAAGACACCGCGGCAGGCATGTCGCAACGTGACGGTGACGCATCGTAAACCTGTCCAGGATGAGAATCGCATTACCGGTTCGGTGCTGGGTGCGGTTGCCGGTGGCGTGATTGGTCATCAGTTTGGCGGCGGACGGGGTAAAGACGTGGCGACGGTGGTCGGGGCGCTGGGGGGCGGCTATGCCGGTAACCAGATCCAGGGCTCAATGCAGGAAAACGACACCTATACGTCCACGCAGCAGCGCTGCAAAACCGTCTATGACAAGTCGGAAAAAATGATCGGTTACGACGTCACCTATAAAATTGGCGACCAGCAGGGCAAGATTCGCATGGATAAAGATCCTGGCACGCAGATCCCGCTGGATAACAACGGCCAGTTGATTCTGAATAACAAAGCGTAA